The region CACACCTCTGGCGGGTCGATTGATACCAGCCTCAAGTCAGGTTCCAGCCAGTATCACGGCGGTGCAGCTTTCTTCGCGCAGATCCCGAACGTGAATGCGCCTCAGTTTTCACAGACCATCGCAGCACCGCCAGCCGCCAAGTTCAATCGTGAGAGCGTTGAACTGGATGGCCCCATCATTCGGAAGAAGCTCTTCTTCTTCGCCGGCTATGAGAAGCAGTACAACAAGCAGGCGGCGAGTACCACGACCCAGACGGTACCCACGGCTGCCGAGAAGAACGGCGACTTCTCTGCCCTTCTTGGAATCAGCAAGCCTATTACTTCGACCTATACCTGTCCTGCTACTGGCGAGAAACTAACGACAGCCCCCTATGATCCTTACCAGATCTGGAATCCTTATTCGACACACATCGATCCTCGTTGCCCGGCGCTGATGCTTCGTGATCCGGTTCCGGGAAACATCATCACCAGGGTGCGCCCGATCGATCCAGTGGCGAAGAATATCCTGGCCTATTATCCCGATCCCAATGCGACCGGCCAGGTAAACGGTCAGAACAACTTTGCTTCAGCCGCCGCGAACGTCGATCATTACTGGAACGTCGCTACGCGCATCGACTACAACCTGAGCGATCGCCAGAAGCTGTTCGGACACTACATCATCAGCGACCGCGTTCAGCCGGGTAAAAACCTCTTCTTCCCCGGTGCAAGTGGAAAAACGAACATTCTCCGCAACAAGGCAGGCGTGCTCGACTATACCAACACGCTGAACGATACGACCGTTCTGAATCTCCGCTACTCTCTGACGCGTTTCACTACGTCGTCTCAGATCGACGCGAAGACGACGGCTACGGACCTTGGTATCAACTCAAACGCAACCGCGGGAGCGCCTGATGCAGCCCTGGGCTTCCCCTATGTCTCACTGTCGGGTTTTGCTGAGCTGGGAAATGCCGATCCGAGCTTCGAGTACGACACCATCCACGATGCGCAGGCTAACCTGACCAAGGCGCTCAGCCACCACAACGTGAAGTTCGGCGTTGAGTGGCGACGCTACCAGGCCAACCAGGCTGACTTCACAAACGAAAAGCTCTTCATCAACAGCTCCGGAACGTATACAGCCGGCCCCTCCAGCGCGCTGTCGAACTCTCCTCTGGGGCAATCCGTGGCTTCTCTTGAGTTTGGCATCTCGGAAGGAACCAAGCAGGCGTTGAACGCCGCAACCTCTAACAACACCACGTATTGGTCCAGCTACATCCAGGATGACTGGAAGGTTCGTCCCAACCTGACCCTGAACGTCGGCCTGCGCTATGAGTATGGCAGCCCGATCCAGGAGCGCAACGGTAAGAGCATCTCTTATTTCGACATGACGACGCCCAATCCTATTGCGGAACAGGCGAAGGCGAACTATGCAGCGACCGCCACTCCCAGCGAGCAGGCCCTTGTGCCGGTCAACGGCTTCAATGTAAACGGCGGTGTCCGTTATGTTGAGAAGGGGAAGGACAACTGGGACGCGCAGAAGACCAACTTCTCTCCGCGCCTCGGATTTTCTTATAGTCCCACTCCGAAGATGGTGGTTCGCGGTGGCTTCGGACTCTTCTTCGAACATTATGCGGAGTATGTCCAGTACGGCAATCCCCTGGGCTTCAGCCAGACGACCAACACGGTGGCGTCGCCGGATAATGGCGTCACCTACTCGGCTACGCTGCAGAATCCATTTCCGGGAGGATTGGTCCAGCCTTCCGGATCTGCAAACGGATTGCTGCAGAACGTCGGTCAGAGCATCTCGCAGTTTTATATTCAGCACCCCAAGACGCCTTACAGCGAGCGCTTCTCCCTTGGCATCCAGTACGCTCTTCCCGGCGATATTATTGTCGAGGCGGATTACGTTGGAAACCTGGGCAGGCATCTGATTGTGACTCGCGACTGGAACGCGACTCCCAACAGATACCTGAGTACTTCCCCGACGCGCGACAATGAGACTAATGGACGGATGGTGGCAAACTACCCGAGCCCGTTTCAGGGAATTGCCGTGCCGGGATCTACCCTGAACACCAAAAATATTACGGGAAATCAGCTCGTCAAGCCGTTCCCGCAGTTTACCGGCCTGACAGGACGGGATACTGCAGGTCACAGCAGCTTCAACGCCCTGCAGGTCTCCGCACAGAAGCGTTTTTCACATGGCTACAACATGAGCGTCTCCTACCAGTGGTCTCGCACTCTGGATGCTCTTACCTTCCTGAACGGCGGGGATGCGAAACCGTGGTACGGAGTCTCCAGCACCGACTACCCGCAAACGCTCTCCGTAGCGGGAATCTATGAGCTGCCGTTTGGCCGCAATAAGCCCTTCTTCACAACGGCGCCTACATGGCTCGATGCGATCGTCGGCGGATTCCAGGTTCAGGGAACCTACCGTATTACCAGCGGTCAGCCGCTGACCTTCAGCAGCGCCGGCACGATCCTGAAGCCGGGCTATACCTATGCAGATATCGCAGGGCATTCCCGGCATGACTATCTGCAATGGTTCAACACCAATGCGTTCTATAACGCGCGAGCCAACGATGCCGGCGGCGACTATGGCGGCGATGCCGGTTACGCCAGCAAGGAGGCGCTGGTCTCTAACGTTCGCGTATTTCCGCTTCGCTTCAACAACGTCCGACAGGATTACCAGAATCTGCTGAATGTGGGCGCAATGAAGAAGTTCCGTGTATACCAGGACCGCGCCAGCATGAATCTGCGGGCTGAGGCGATCAATGCTCTCAATCATCAGGTCTACAGCAATCCGACAACAGATCCTTCCAGCGGAAGCTTCGGAAGAATCGGTGGTCCTGGCAACCAGGCTCGTATCCTTCAATTCGCAGTGGAAGCGCACTTCTAAGCGCGACTTCCGGACAGATGCAGTATGCTATGCTCCTCCGTCGAACGATCTGGCGGAGGAGTCTTTCTTTCGCCTAACCATGTTTCCGGCCGCCCTATCAACACGAAAGGAAGCCCACTCCGGATGATGGAAAAGACCATCGCTCATTTTGCCCGCCTGCAGCGCGGTGCCGTTCTCAAGCTCAGCTCAGCGATAGGCGTGGTCGGCGCCCTCCTGGCTCTTTCCTCCGCTGCTGCCTTCGGGCAGGACCTTCCCCTGACAGCAGGCCTGCGCGCCAGCCAGCTATCTCCGATAGACCCCGCGCGGGACGTGGCCTCGCCTCAACTGGAGGGAGCACATCATACTCCGCTCACAGAGGAATATATCTGGACGGCCAACGACTCGACTGCAGCGCAGGACAAGCTTATCTATAAATTTCCGGGGCTGATGGAGCAGACGGAACCGCACTACTTCCGGCACAGCTTCTCGCTCTCCATCGTGCCACCACAGCCGACGCTCTACATCGCGGGGCCGCGCAGCGTAAAAGTCTGGCTGAACGGGAGCCTTGCGGAATCTGTGGAAAGCGATACGTCCTCTCCTCTGGGGATGCATACGTTTGCGATTCCTATCGCGAAATTTCTAAAGGCGGGTAAGAACATCATTGCGATCGAAGCGATCCGCGGCCGCGGCGTCACTGGTTTTGCAAACAGTCCGCTGGTGCGGCAGCAGACCTTTGGCCAGGTGCTGGTCGCAAAGATTCTTCCCGCAGCTGAAGGCGTAGAGACAGAGCCACTGATGATCTCGTCGCGCGACTGGAAAAGCTCAATCTCTGCGCAGGCGGGTTGGCAGAACACGAGCTTTGACGATTCTTTATGGAAGCCGGTTCAAAGCATCGGAGCCATCGAGAGCGATATTGAGCTGTTTCAGTGGAATGCCGACGCCGGTCTCTATGATTGGCCCGGCTACGATGGAATCTCGAAGTTTCTCGCGCACATGCCGTTGCCAGCGACGCAGATTCTGGCAACCTATACCGGTCGCGGATCGTTCTCGCACCCCGAAAACCTTACATCAGGCAAAGACTCCAACAGCTTTACGGTTGCGCTTCCCTCTTCACCGTTGACCGATGCGGAGGCACCGAGCCTCTTCCTCGACTTCGGCCGCGAGCTCACTGGACGCGTCGAGATCGTCTCCGACAGTGATACTCCCGTCACGGTGTCCATACAGATGGGAGAGTCCGAGTCAGAAGCTCTGAAGAATCCTTATCTTGGCATCAACCAGTTGACCATTCCACCGCACGGAACCGGGCATGGTCCGAAGAGCGCCTTCCGTTACGCCAAGATTCGTTTTCTCGGTGGAGGTCCGAAGCTTTGTTTCAAAGCCATCCATGTTGACCATATCTACTATCCGGTCCAATACCTGGGATCTTTCGAGTCATCGGACAAGATGCTGAACAGGATCTGGGAGATTGGCGCCTACACGGCTCATCTCTGCATGCAGGACGGCGTCTGGGACGCTTCCAAGCGGGACCGTGGCCGCTGGATGGGAGATATGGATGTCAGCGGCAGAGTGATCGAAGATGTCTTCGGTGAGCGTTCGTTGATGGAAGATACCCTTGACCGCCTGATGGGGTCTGCCCCGGTCGATCAGCATGTCAATGGAATCCCGGGTTACAGCGCTTTCTGGTTTACAGGCGTGGCCGACTACTACCGGCATACGGGCTCGAAGAAATTCCTCGAACGCGAACATGGCAGGATGCTGCAACTGCTCCATTACGTCGATCAGGAGTTCGACGTTCGTGGAATCTACGCCAATAGAACAAAGGTCTGGCTCTATGTTGACTGGTCTCCTGACCTGAACGGCGATACTCCGGAGACACGAAGAGCAACCACGCTGGAGTACTACCGGGCTTATCGAGAGGCAGCTTGGCTGCTTCGTGAACTGGGTGATACCAGCAATGCTGATCAATACACCCAAAAAGCCGAGCACATCAAAGCCGCCGCCGACAAGTACCTGCTCGACTCCAGAACGGATACATTTGGTCCACGGTGGCAGACCAACGCCGCAGCAGTCGTAGGCGGCATGACCGATGCGGTCCAGTCGAAGGCCATCTGGAATCACGTGCTATCCAGCGTCGGACACATCAAATACAACGCCTACATCATCTCGCCCTATTACAACTACTATGTCATCCGGTCGATGGCGAAGGTCGGTCATCGGCAGGCTGCTCTCGACTGGATTCGCCAATACTGGGGAGGCATGGTTGAAGAAGGCGCCACCAGCATGTGGGAGGCCTACGATCCCAGCTGGTACAAGGAAGACTTCCACGCATCGCTGCAGGCAGACAATCGCTCCGGATATTTCGTCAGTCTGGCTCACGGCTGGTCTGCAGGCCCCACGGCATGGCTCATGGAAGAGGTTCTCGGGATTGAGCCGACAGGAGCTGGCTTCAACACGGTGGATATCCGTCCCGACCTGCTGGACATGCAGTGGGCAAAAGGCGCCGAGCCTACGCCACATGGCCTCCTGAAGGTCGAGGCGCGAAAAGAAGCCAATGGCACCACGGTCACGCTCGACATACCCCAGGGAGTCACAGCGCGTGTGCTGGTTCCATCTGGCTCCTCCAGCGCCAAACTGCTTGTGAATGGCATTGTCCGTTCTTCGACAGATACTGAGGATGGAATGCGAAAGGTGATCACCCTTGGAACAGCCGGGCATTATGATCTGGAGGCGGAATAATCGCCGATGCCTCACTGGCGCCGTTCAGCATAGCAGAGGTATTGCGGTTTGCTCTAAACTCCAGCTATGCCACGGCGCTCTACAACGCATCACCCAGAGTCCTCAAACTCGGTTCGACGCCGAGCCTACCTTCTTATTCAAAAGAAGATCGCATCCGGGGAGCTTAAAGCCGGTACGCTGATCTCTGAAGTTGCCCTGGCAAAGGAACTCGGGAGCAGTCGTACTCCAGTCCGGGAGGCCGCAGGCCAGCTTCTGGCCGAAGGACTGCTGGATCTGAGCCCGGGCGGCGGCATCATCGTTACACAGCTTACTCGTCAGGCCATTCGCGATCTCTATGAGCTTCGGGAAGCTCTTGAGGTCTTTGCCGTCGGCAGAGTGGCTCAAAGCGGGATACGCTCTGCCGACAAGGATCGCCTGAACCATCTTCTGGGTGAGACACAGACTCTTCTGAAGGAACTGAAATCATCCGGAGCCGCCGAGCTCGATGCCGAGCAGATGAAACGATTCGCCCTCTCAGATCTTTCGTTTCACACTCTTCTGATCCGGCTTGCGGCGAACGCCCGCATCCTTAAAGTCGTCAACGAAACCCGGCTGATGATTCGCATCTTCGGGATTCAGCGCAGCGGTCACAAACGCGAAGAGCTGGAGCGTATCTACCGGCACCATAAAGCAATTCTTGAAGCCGTGATCCGTCAGGAGGTTGAGGACTCACGCAAGTTGCTGGCAGAGCACATTCAGGCAAGCGCAAAGGAGCGGCTTGACGAGTTTGATCTTTGGGAACGCGAGAATCAGCTTGCCGGTCTGGACGTAATCGATCCCCTGCAGATGTAAGTTCACGGCTCTTCAAGGCATGCAATAATGACTGTCTTGTTTTGTCGACAAATAAAAGACTTTTGTAGAATGTATGGGATCGGATCTTTACCCTTATGGAAAAACTTATTCGTGGCGCCCATGCTGCTGTCCTGACACTTCGAAAACCTGATCATTCCATTGACGACGATGCTCTTCGTTCCCTCCTTCGTTTCCACATGAAAGCAGGAATCAAGGGATTTGCGATCGGCGGAGCTACGGGTGAATTCTGCTCTCTAACCGAGGATGAGTTGCAACATACCCTCGAAGTCGTTGGAAAGACTGTTGAGCAGAGGGCCGCCTTCGTCGTTGGTATCGGCGCCGCAGATCTCAATGGAGTTCTTCGCCGCGGAGAGATTGCCCGCAGAGCCGGAGCAAAGGCTGCCCTGCTTTCGATGCCCTATTTCTTCCCTTACGCCCAGGACGATCTTCGCGCCTTCGTGTGCGCCGTCGCATCCACACTCGATCTGCCGATCCTGCTCTACAACCTTCCGCAATTTACCAGTGGGATCAATCCAGAACTTACCCTTGAGTTGATTCAGCAATGGCCCTCGGTGGTAGGCATCAAGGACAGCAGCGGATCTCTGGAGACTCTCCGGCTGCTCACCCGGGAGGCCCCGAACGCCTGTCGCATCGTTGGCAACGATAGCGCACTTGCCCCGGCGCTTCAGGAAGGTATCGCGGATGCAGTGATCTCCGGCGTGGCATGCGCCTTTCCGGAGCTGATCGCACACTTCTTCGCGGAAGGAGCTACCGCGTCGCCAGCATGGAGCAAGAGCGTCTCTGCACTTGAGGATGTGATTGCACAACTGAACCAGGTGCCCACCCCATGGGGGCTCAAGATCTTTGCAGAGGCGAGAGGGCTGGCCAAAGCATCGTTTTCTCTTCCCCTTTCGCAGCGGCGGGAGCAGCTGCGCGTTGCGATGGCAGAATGGTATCTGCTGAATCGAGATCAGCTGTTGATCAATAACTCTGAAACAGATTAGCCGGAGAAGAAGGAGAGCCAAATGCAAAGAGAGATGTTTCTGGTTACGAGTGGGGATCTACGGCTCGGCGCAAATCAGACATGCTGGCCTGCGCAGCGCGACCTGGAGAAAACACTCACGCATGTCTTCTCAGAGATGGGAATCACTTTGCGTCGAGCCTTCCCGGTCGATGAGCGGCAGGGGCATGGCTTTATTTCAAGTCAGCGCATGGGTATGGACGTCTTTGCCAATATACCGGCGGATGCTCCTCTGGTCTTTGCCACAGCCGCCTGGCAGTATACGCATCACGTTCTGCCGGGAATGCGCTTTCATCGCGGTCCAATTCTCACTGTCGCCAACTGGTCCGGACAATGGCCAGGGCTGGTCGGCCTGTTGAATTTGAACGGATCGCTGATCAAGGCGGGAGTTCCCTTCTCTACGCTCTGGAGCCAGTCCTTTGACGATGTCTTCTTCCTGAAAGGACTGAAGCAGTGGGTGGATACTGGCACGATCAGGCATAATCTCTCGCACGTGCGCGATCTTGATTTGGCTTCTCTGCCTGCGGATGCGCAGGGCCTCGGCAGGCAGCTCGCGGAATCTCTCAAAGCACGCAAGGCGATTCTCGGCGTATTCGACGAAGGCTGTATGGGGATGTATAACGCCATCATCGATGACGAAATTCTCAACCCACTCGGAATCTTCAAGGAGCGGCTCAGCCAGTCCGCGCTGGTAGCGCGGATGAGGACCGTTTCCGATCAGGAGGCGAGCACTATTCGCCAGTGGCTCGATACACGAGGCATGCGGTTTGCAACCGGAACAGATGAGGCGACCGAACTTACCGATTCGCAGATTCTCACACAGTGCAAGATGTACATCGCTGCCACCCGCATTGCTGCAGATTTTGCGTGTGACGCCATCGGAATCCAGTATCAGCAGGGGCTCAAAGATATGGTGCCTGCTTCCGATCTGGTCGAAGGTCTCCTCAATAATCCGGATCGTCCCCCTGTCTTTTCGGAACAAGGGGCAGAGCTCTATGCAGCATCTGCGCTTCCCCACTTCAATGAAGTTGACGAAGGGGCCGCTGTCGATGCGCTGGTCACGAACCGCTGCTGGACGGCTCTGGGCCTGGATCCCTCAACAACGCTTCACGATGTAAGGTGGGGCGAAACTCTCAACATTCAGGGCGAAGAGAAGTTCGTCTGGGTTCTCCAGATCTCCGGCGCTGCTCCCGCCAGCCATTTTCGCGGAGGATATGCAGGCGCGGTCAGCGAGCGTCAACCCGCAATGTACTTCCCGCTCGGTGGTGGTTCGCTCAAGGGCATCGGCAAACCAGGCGAAATCGTATGGAGCCGTGTCTTTGTTGAAGGCGGAGAACTTCACGCCGATCTTGGCCGCGGCACGGTTGTGGAACTTTCAGACGCCGAGAATGAACGCCGCTGGCGTGAGACTACCTACCAGTGGCCGCTTGTCAATGCAGTCTTCCATGGCGTTGGGCGCGATGCATTTATGGCGCGTCATCGCGCGAATCACGTCAGCATCGCCTATGCAGAAGACTCCAGCAAGGCGCTCGCGGTGAAGGCATCCATGCTTGCGGCTCTGGGCGTGAAGGTCCATCTCTGTGGTGAAACCGGAGACACCAGGAGTTGATCGCCTTCCTCTGCTGGCGCACGGAATACTGTGCGCCAGCAGAGGAAAGCGGGGCCTGGATAGATCCGTATAAACGGCGAAACCGAATTATCCCTGTTGCATTTCAAGCTCCACTCACAGAAACTTCCATGAATGACAGCAGATAAGAGTCTGTTGCCGTCGTGTTACTGTCACTCCATGGCGACGGCGACGATTCCGTTGGCCGGCAAGCGCGGCGCTGAAGATGGAATGGAGCAATGAATACAAGAAGACGCGGGACCATAGCAGTTCTCCTCGGCGCAGGAATTCTCGTCAACTACTTCGATCGGGTTAACCTCTCCATTGCGCACGACGCTCTCCAGTCCGCGTTTGGCATCTCCGACATCACCTTCGGTTATTTGCTGGGGGCCTATAGCTGGACCTATGCGCTCATGCAGCTTCCAAGCGGCTCACTTCTGGATCGCTTCGGGGTCAGGCGAGTCATGCTCGCTTCCATTGTTCTCTGGGCGGTCGCCTCGGGCATGGCCGCGCTAGCTTCTACAATTTTGATTCTCTTTCTCGCGCGTTTTCTGCTCGGAATCGGAGAGGCTCCGACCTTTCCTGCATGCGCCAAAGCTATCGGCTTATGGTTCCCACCGGGTGAGCGCGGAGTACCGACCGCGATGTTTGATGCCGCTGCTAAACTTGCCATCGGCATAGGCACACCGATCCTTGGACTTATTCTGCTGCACTTCGGCATGCGGGCAAATTTTGCCGCGACTGCAATTCTGAGCGGCCTCTACGCAATTCTGTTTGCCTCTCTGTACTGCGATCCAAAGTCACCCAAAAGTGCTGTCGCCCGAGAGCGTTCCAACGAAGGTCCATCATCACTGGGAATCTCCACCCTTCTGAAGGAGCGAAAGGTTCTCGCCGCAGCCATTGGCTCAGGGGCCTACAACTACTCCTTCTATCTTCTGCTTACCTGGTTGCCGTTTTACCTCCAGAAGGGCCTCAAGATGACCGGCCAGCAGTCCGTCCTATGGTCCGCCGTTCCGTGGACCGCCGCCGCAGTCGTAGGATTTGCCGTTGGAGGAGTGCTGACCGATATCATGGTGCGGCGTGGCTACGATGCCAGCGTCGTCCGTAAGACAATCCTGATTGCAGGCACGAGCATGGGACTCTTTGTTCTCGCTCCTGCATTCCTGCATCAATCAGGCGTCGTTCTTGTCTGCCTCAGCCTGTCTCTCAGCGGGCTTGCCGCAGCATCCCCCGTCTTATGGACGTTGCCTTCCCTTCTTGTTCCTTCAGGAAGCACTGGAAGAGTGGGCGCTATCATGAACCAATCGAATCAGATCGCTGCGATCATCGCTCCCATTGCAACGGGCTATCTCACCACCTGGACACATTCTTTTGTAGCCGCATTCCTTGTCGCAGGGGTCATTCTGTTGATTGGCGTCGCAAGCTATGTGTTCCTGCTCGGTCGTATCGAGATCGTTCCTTCCGCGCGAATCAAGGACGGTCTGGTGGCATAACTGGATTTGAAGCAGCAGGAAGGGCGCGCGTCGCCCCGGTCGAGATACCACCATCAACCAGCAGCGTCTGTCCCGTTACGTAGCGACTCTCCTCCGATGCCAGGAAGACGACAGGACCATCGAGGTCATCGGGGCTACCTGGGCGATTCATCGGGATACGATCGCAGAGATACTCCACCCATTCCTTGTTCTCGTACATCACCTGATTCTGTGCCGTCTTGAACCATCCCGGAGCGAGACAATTCACCGTAATGCCATACCGCCCCCAATCGTCCGCTAGGCTCATCGTCAGCTGCCGTATGCCTCCGCGGCTCGCGCCATAAGGGCCAAGCCCGGCATAACCCGCCACCGACGTCACCGAGCCGATATTGACGATTCTCCCGTAGCCTCGCTCGATCATTCTTTTCGCCACCTCCTGCGCAACGAAGAAGGAGCCGCGAAGATTCGTATCCAGAATCTGGTTCCAGTCGTCCCAGGTAACTTCGATTGCGGGTTTGCGGATATTCATCCCTGCATTGTTTACCAGGATGTCGATCTTCCCAAAGAGAGAAGCCGCTTCTGCCACTGCTGAACGAATGGATTGTTCATCACGAACGTCAAGAGCTACCGAAGCGCACTCGCAGCCCATCTCCCGCAGCTCCCTTTCGAAGGCTTCCAGCGCCTCCCGTCTGCGACTGGTCAGAACCAGTTTGGCTCCTGCACGGGCAAGAGCGCGGGCGAAGTACTGTCCCAGACCACGGCTTGTTCCTGTCACCAGCGCCACGCGGCCACTGAGGTCAAAATACGGCCGCGACGAAGGCGACGATGAATCTGACTGCATGCAATCTCCTGTCTAGTTGGAATCAGGCGTAACGATGACCTTGATGAGATTCGGTTCTTTTCCGTAGAGACGGTCGAAGGCCTCCGCGCTACGCTCCAGAGGCACGATCCCTGAGATCAAGGGAGATACATCGATCTGCCGCGAAGCCAGCAACTCAATTGCCCGTGGGTATTCGCCCGCCGAAGCCGCCGATCCCTGCAGACGAATCTGTCGCGTTACAACTGCCTGCAGAGGAAGCTCCACCTGAGCCTCGATATTGCCGACCAGGGTCACCGTTCCGCCCTTGCGGACAGAAGCGATGGCAGTCTTCACTGTGCTTCCGAAACCGACGGCCTCAAAGACATGATCGACTCCTTCGGGATATCTCTCCAGGATCGCTCCTGCCGGGCTTGCATCTGCGCCTTCTTTCGCAAGGGCAATGGCCGTATGTGCCCCCAGGCCTTTTGCGGCTTCTACACGGCTTTTGTCCGGATCAGCCACAAAAATGTGAGAACTTCCGGCGACACGAAGCGCCTGCACAATCAGGGTGCCGATCATGCCTGCTCCCAGCACAAGCGCCGTCTGGCCCTTTTTGAATCCCGATACAGCGACTGCGTGAAGAGCAATGGAGACCGCCTCAATCATCGCTGCCTCAGGAAATGGCAGTTCTGCGGGAAGGCGATAGAGCACGCGGGTGGGCACGGCCAGATACTCGGCAAAGGCTCCATGGCGCCGGTAATCCCCACAGGAGACGCCAAAGACCTGGCGCGCGTTGCACAGGTTTACTTCACCGCGCCTGCAATACTCGCAGCTTCCACAGTAGAGAGTCGAATCGAAGGTGACGCGATCCCCTACCTGCCATTCCGTTACGCCGGAGCCAACTTTCGCGATGACTCCCGCGGCCTCGTGTCCCATAATGATTGGCGGTATTCGGCGGCCGGATGACCCATCGAATCCGTGAACATCGCTTCCACAGATTCCGCAGGCTTCTACCTTCAGCAGAACCTCATCGGTTGCCGGTTCAGGAGTGGGAAAATCGACCACCTCAAGCCGGCGATATTCAGATAACAGGAGAGCTTTCATGGCTATCACTCTACACGAGGACAACGCTCCAGAGATAAGCGCCCTTCATCTCTGGAGCATTGCACTTGTCAGATTGCCTCAACGATTCTCCGCGTGGGACGTCTGTTTTCCCTTCCCCCAGTAGATAAACGTTCCGAAGCGGGTAGAGGTCACGATATCGACAGCTCCATCATGATTCAGGTCGGTTGCGAGGATGTCCGACCCTGCTCCGACGTGGTTGTCCATCAGCTCTGGCACGAACTTTGCCCCACCCTCCGCTTTCGGGTCGCGCACCGTTTTGTAC is a window of Edaphobacter sp. 12200R-103 DNA encoding:
- a CDS encoding alpha-L-rhamnosidase C-terminal domain-containing protein, whose amino-acid sequence is MMEKTIAHFARLQRGAVLKLSSAIGVVGALLALSSAAAFGQDLPLTAGLRASQLSPIDPARDVASPQLEGAHHTPLTEEYIWTANDSTAAQDKLIYKFPGLMEQTEPHYFRHSFSLSIVPPQPTLYIAGPRSVKVWLNGSLAESVESDTSSPLGMHTFAIPIAKFLKAGKNIIAIEAIRGRGVTGFANSPLVRQQTFGQVLVAKILPAAEGVETEPLMISSRDWKSSISAQAGWQNTSFDDSLWKPVQSIGAIESDIELFQWNADAGLYDWPGYDGISKFLAHMPLPATQILATYTGRGSFSHPENLTSGKDSNSFTVALPSSPLTDAEAPSLFLDFGRELTGRVEIVSDSDTPVTVSIQMGESESEALKNPYLGINQLTIPPHGTGHGPKSAFRYAKIRFLGGGPKLCFKAIHVDHIYYPVQYLGSFESSDKMLNRIWEIGAYTAHLCMQDGVWDASKRDRGRWMGDMDVSGRVIEDVFGERSLMEDTLDRLMGSAPVDQHVNGIPGYSAFWFTGVADYYRHTGSKKFLEREHGRMLQLLHYVDQEFDVRGIYANRTKVWLYVDWSPDLNGDTPETRRATTLEYYRAYREAAWLLRELGDTSNADQYTQKAEHIKAAADKYLLDSRTDTFGPRWQTNAAAVVGGMTDAVQSKAIWNHVLSSVGHIKYNAYIISPYYNYYVIRSMAKVGHRQAALDWIRQYWGGMVEEGATSMWEAYDPSWYKEDFHASLQADNRSGYFVSLAHGWSAGPTAWLMEEVLGIEPTGAGFNTVDIRPDLLDMQWAKGAEPTPHGLLKVEARKEANGTTVTLDIPQGVTARVLVPSGSSSAKLLVNGIVRSSTDTEDGMRKVITLGTAGHYDLEAE
- a CDS encoding GntR family transcriptional regulator produces the protein MPRRSTTHHPESSNSVRRRAYLLIQKKIASGELKAGTLISEVALAKELGSSRTPVREAAGQLLAEGLLDLSPGGGIIVTQLTRQAIRDLYELREALEVFAVGRVAQSGIRSADKDRLNHLLGETQTLLKELKSSGAAELDAEQMKRFALSDLSFHTLLIRLAANARILKVVNETRLMIRIFGIQRSGHKREELERIYRHHKAILEAVIRQEVEDSRKLLAEHIQASAKERLDEFDLWERENQLAGLDVIDPLQM
- a CDS encoding carboxypeptidase regulatory-like domain-containing protein, encoding MLCYAAGVSWGQEDRGRINGQVTDPSGAIIPDAAVTLRSEATGVVHSTKTDASGGYLFDLLNPGLYAVQVTATGFKQFQVQHVRVEVASRVAVNAKMQLGEETEVVTVTDSGGARLHTEDATLGFTVESRSANELPILYSNPFELQLLAPGVSSTSLSTGNHTYEGGSESSTVNGSQSGRTEFTLDGAPDTRNGGAVSTAYVPSRDFIGEFRLITSPYDASLAHTSGGSIDTSLKSGSSQYHGGAAFFAQIPNVNAPQFSQTIAAPPAAKFNRESVELDGPIIRKKLFFFAGYEKQYNKQAASTTTQTVPTAAEKNGDFSALLGISKPITSTYTCPATGEKLTTAPYDPYQIWNPYSTHIDPRCPALMLRDPVPGNIITRVRPIDPVAKNILAYYPDPNATGQVNGQNNFASAAANVDHYWNVATRIDYNLSDRQKLFGHYIISDRVQPGKNLFFPGASGKTNILRNKAGVLDYTNTLNDTTVLNLRYSLTRFTTSSQIDAKTTATDLGINSNATAGAPDAALGFPYVSLSGFAELGNADPSFEYDTIHDAQANLTKALSHHNVKFGVEWRRYQANQADFTNEKLFINSSGTYTAGPSSALSNSPLGQSVASLEFGISEGTKQALNAATSNNTTYWSSYIQDDWKVRPNLTLNVGLRYEYGSPIQERNGKSISYFDMTTPNPIAEQAKANYAATATPSEQALVPVNGFNVNGGVRYVEKGKDNWDAQKTNFSPRLGFSYSPTPKMVVRGGFGLFFEHYAEYVQYGNPLGFSQTTNTVASPDNGVTYSATLQNPFPGGLVQPSGSANGLLQNVGQSISQFYIQHPKTPYSERFSLGIQYALPGDIIVEADYVGNLGRHLIVTRDWNATPNRYLSTSPTRDNETNGRMVANYPSPFQGIAVPGSTLNTKNITGNQLVKPFPQFTGLTGRDTAGHSSFNALQVSAQKRFSHGYNMSVSYQWSRTLDALTFLNGGDAKPWYGVSSTDYPQTLSVAGIYELPFGRNKPFFTTAPTWLDAIVGGFQVQGTYRITSGQPLTFSSAGTILKPGYTYADIAGHSRHDYLQWFNTNAFYNARANDAGGDYGGDAGYASKEALVSNVRVFPLRFNNVRQDYQNLLNVGAMKKFRVYQDRASMNLRAEAINALNHQVYSNPTTDPSSGSFGRIGGPGNQARILQFAVEAHF
- a CDS encoding dihydrodipicolinate synthase family protein; protein product: MEKLIRGAHAAVLTLRKPDHSIDDDALRSLLRFHMKAGIKGFAIGGATGEFCSLTEDELQHTLEVVGKTVEQRAAFVVGIGAADLNGVLRRGEIARRAGAKAALLSMPYFFPYAQDDLRAFVCAVASTLDLPILLYNLPQFTSGINPELTLELIQQWPSVVGIKDSSGSLETLRLLTREAPNACRIVGNDSALAPALQEGIADAVISGVACAFPELIAHFFAEGATASPAWSKSVSALEDVIAQLNQVPTPWGLKIFAEARGLAKASFSLPLSQRREQLRVAMAEWYLLNRDQLLINNSETD